In Chitinivibrionales bacterium, a single genomic region encodes these proteins:
- a CDS encoding T9SS type A sorting domain-containing protein yields MDLEGFPMKCSRKSFPACIVFLLAPVVVLSETYYVATNGSNSSDGSLEHPFRTIQKAADICDAGDVCVIRGGMYHETVTPQHSGSSSNPITYKAYPGERVIISGADTVGGWDHYEGDIYKAPIGWDLGPGLNQVFVDGRMMCEARYPDVAEEFDYNSDGWVTGLGQWDKGEHFRRTQPFDSTPSIIRPVLAYQLQVLSPDGMAHRDSSGYVRVRITHTNPYIHGRADDFWKGAMLWTRGSYYAGGGQIVGSHDDGDFTILYCDVDRIKHEAGFAGFYLSGLMHFLSSPGEWAIVDGELYLHAPGSDNPSTMLVTAKKRHMGFDLSERDYITLENLVFHATSLVMHRSRNCTVDGCHFYCVSHYTGFQWETNARNGGSKEEKLGGNRGIYIGGSGNLFTNSSVRWSAGNGIIMGDTNNVVDNSVVRSCNYSGTYCAGIFLDALNDDDVDPSHGHIITRNTINAMGRSVIHTGGASGDFADITITYNNFYDCVLLNEDGGIIYGAGLCNNNLEIGYNWFRGVYHYNVGYVYLDHGGGNDVHLHHNVFFPNPIKNGTFNPLAMGPSNYYYNNTFAAETYEYDITFSEHWDNLKVEAFGAANNIDASADSADWKFTDPDNGDYTLTENSPARNAGVEIGSFTTREGKVYSSPTEGFAESAPDLGAYEYGKDPWVAGHTWGSPPAIDEIFTITTGSVISSVQSPVVPRLSLKTMGQFLCLDTEGHGTVTVRLFDPRGRTVFSSMVRGSSVIPLPQLGAGAYLVKAGDAKNTLIRKLIIDRR; encoded by the coding sequence ATGGATTTAGAGGGCTTTCCCATGAAATGTTCCCGCAAATCTTTCCCGGCCTGTATTGTTTTTCTTCTCGCACCGGTGGTGGTTTTATCCGAAACTTACTATGTTGCCACCAACGGCTCAAATTCCAGCGACGGCAGTCTTGAGCATCCCTTTCGGACAATTCAGAAAGCTGCGGATATATGCGATGCCGGTGATGTCTGTGTGATTCGTGGGGGCATGTATCATGAAACGGTAACCCCACAGCATTCGGGGAGTTCATCCAATCCCATTACCTACAAGGCCTATCCGGGTGAGCGGGTGATTATCAGCGGCGCCGATACTGTTGGGGGATGGGACCATTATGAGGGTGATATCTACAAGGCGCCGATTGGCTGGGACCTGGGGCCGGGGCTCAATCAGGTGTTTGTTGACGGCCGGATGATGTGTGAAGCGCGGTATCCTGATGTTGCCGAGGAGTTTGACTATAACAGTGACGGCTGGGTTACAGGACTGGGCCAGTGGGATAAAGGCGAGCATTTTCGTCGGACCCAACCTTTCGATTCGACGCCATCGATTATCCGTCCGGTACTTGCCTATCAATTGCAGGTACTCAGTCCGGACGGAATGGCACACAGAGATTCTTCGGGATATGTTCGGGTCAGGATAACCCATACCAATCCTTACATTCACGGTCGGGCCGATGATTTCTGGAAAGGCGCGATGCTCTGGACCAGGGGGTCGTATTATGCCGGGGGCGGACAGATTGTCGGGTCCCATGATGACGGCGATTTTACCATTCTTTACTGCGATGTCGACCGGATTAAGCATGAAGCCGGTTTTGCGGGGTTTTATCTTTCGGGCCTGATGCATTTCCTTTCTTCGCCCGGCGAGTGGGCGATTGTGGATGGAGAACTCTATCTTCATGCTCCCGGCAGCGATAATCCGTCAACCATGCTTGTTACTGCAAAGAAACGCCATATGGGGTTTGATCTTTCGGAGCGTGATTATATCACTCTCGAAAACCTTGTTTTTCATGCGACAAGCCTTGTCATGCACCGGTCGCGTAATTGCACTGTTGACGGGTGCCATTTTTATTGCGTGAGCCACTATACGGGTTTTCAATGGGAAACCAATGCCCGGAACGGCGGGAGCAAGGAGGAAAAACTGGGGGGCAACCGGGGCATTTATATCGGCGGGTCCGGCAACCTGTTTACCAACAGTTCTGTCAGATGGAGTGCGGGAAACGGTATCATTATGGGAGATACAAACAATGTGGTTGACAATAGTGTTGTACGCTCCTGTAATTATTCGGGAACCTATTGCGCGGGGATATTTCTGGATGCACTCAACGACGATGACGTTGACCCCTCGCACGGGCATATTATTACCCGGAATACCATCAATGCCATGGGGCGGTCGGTTATCCATACCGGCGGGGCCTCGGGCGATTTTGCCGATATTACGATCACCTATAATAATTTTTACGATTGTGTTTTGCTTAATGAAGACGGCGGTATAATTTACGGGGCGGGTTTATGTAACAATAACCTGGAAATCGGCTATAACTGGTTTCGCGGGGTCTATCATTACAATGTCGGGTATGTGTATCTCGATCATGGAGGCGGCAATGATGTCCACCTGCATCATAATGTGTTTTTCCCGAACCCGATCAAAAACGGGACTTTCAATCCGCTGGCCATGGGACCGAGCAATTACTACTACAATAACACATTTGCAGCAGAGACCTATGAATATGATATTACTTTTTCGGAGCACTGGGACAACCTGAAAGTCGAGGCTTTCGGAGCAGCCAATAATATCGACGCATCGGCTGATTCGGCAGACTGGAAATTTACCGACCCGGATAATGGAGATTATACCCTGACTGAAAATTCTCCTGCCAGAAATGCCGGAGTTGAAATCGGTTCTTTTACGACCCGTGAGGGCAAAGTATATTCGAGCCCCACCGAGGGTTTTGCGGAGAGCGCTCCCGACCTGGGAGCCTATGAATACGGGAAAGATCCCTGGGTAGCCGGTCATACCTGGGGGAGTCCTCCTGCGATCGACGAAATATTCACCATAACTACCGGTTCTGTTATATCCTCTGTTCAATCACCTGTCGTGCCACGGCTTTCACTGAAAACTATGGGGCAATTTCTTTGTCTGGATACAGAAGGGCACGGTACTGTTACTGTGAGACTCTTTGACCCCCGCGGGCGGACGGTTTTTTCTTCCATGGTACGAGGTTCGTCGGTCATCCCACTGCCGCAACTCGGCGCCGGAGCATACCTTGTCAAGGCCGGCGACGCCAAAAACACCCTGATCAGGAAACTGATTATTGATCGTCGTTGA
- a CDS encoding FHA domain-containing protein has product MVKAVLDLKEKDAILVSYELPEKEVTIGRSRDNSISIADKSISRHHALIAFTDKGFRIKDLNSLNSIYVNEIKIREAVLQDGDIIELGKVTLIFRQRKPAQAPDGGSHQGGLEETATIPENGEVMSEKDAQDSFESFAEEIEGAVDEHLHLKTEIASVETNRPESSETPPSEDLLAELEMLDRNHLFFLLKLRGKIYTGTEDKFERILCNVFAAGGVDVVISFENILEISAQGWQILCNHNRALKKENKVLLVSHCPLSLIENAKDGSFGENISFFDSTDMAMEFLNSRKNEKKPLSEEIEVESENQRLEMEVLKSGNIAQETIDVAKEMHTTVAGIEKEILQIIFENPFFTPGQIRKALRDPIHGNHRCGYFKIHNYLKKMDLDTPAKRYEFYEMQKQRSQK; this is encoded by the coding sequence ATGGTCAAAGCAGTACTGGATCTGAAAGAAAAGGATGCCATTCTTGTCTCTTACGAATTACCCGAAAAAGAAGTGACAATCGGCCGCTCACGGGATAATTCGATTTCCATCGCCGATAAAAGCATCTCCCGTCATCATGCACTTATCGCTTTCACCGATAAAGGATTCAGAATAAAAGACCTCAATTCTCTCAATAGCATTTATGTTAACGAGATCAAGATAAGAGAAGCTGTTTTACAGGATGGAGACATAATTGAACTCGGGAAAGTCACTCTCATATTCAGGCAGCGGAAACCTGCTCAGGCCCCAGATGGGGGCTCTCACCAGGGGGGACTTGAAGAAACGGCAACGATTCCTGAAAATGGCGAGGTCATGTCCGAAAAAGACGCTCAGGATTCTTTTGAAAGTTTTGCCGAAGAGATAGAAGGGGCTGTCGATGAGCATCTTCATTTAAAAACCGAAATCGCTTCGGTCGAGACAAATCGGCCCGAATCGTCCGAAACACCGCCTTCGGAGGATCTTCTTGCTGAACTGGAAATGCTTGACCGGAACCATCTTTTTTTCCTGCTGAAACTTCGTGGGAAAATTTACACCGGTACCGAAGATAAATTTGAGCGGATACTATGCAATGTTTTCGCCGCTGGGGGCGTTGATGTTGTCATTTCGTTTGAAAATATCTTAGAGATAAGTGCACAAGGATGGCAGATATTATGTAACCATAATCGGGCATTAAAAAAAGAAAATAAAGTACTTCTGGTATCTCATTGCCCCTTGTCACTTATCGAAAATGCCAAAGACGGTTCATTCGGAGAAAACATTTCTTTTTTTGATTCTACCGATATGGCTATGGAATTTTTAAATTCCAGAAAGAATGAAAAAAAGCCTCTCTCGGAGGAAATAGAGGTAGAATCAGAAAATCAAAGACTCGAAATGGAGGTCCTTAAATCGGGAAACATCGCCCAGGAAACAATCGATGTTGCAAAGGAAATGCACACGACGGTTGCGGGCATTGAAAAAGAAATCCTGCAAATAATTTTCGAGAATCCATTTTTTACTCCCGGGCAGATCAGAAAAGCGCTCCGTGATCCGATTCACGGCAATCATCGATGCGGCTATTTCAAGATTCACAATTATCTAAAAAAAATGGATCTGGATACTCCGGCAAAACGGTACGAATTTTATGAGATGCAAAAACAACGATCTCAGAAATAA